The Parus major isolate Abel chromosome 27, Parus_major1.1, whole genome shotgun sequence DNA segment ATTCCGGGACGTACCTCAAAGGTGCCAGCCTTGAGCAGGGTGACCTGGTCGTGCTGGGAGAGCGCCTGGAAGCCGGGAATGTGCTTGGCGAACTCCACGACCTCGCGGACGGCGGGGGTGAAGCTGAGGGAGAAATCCTCCCAGATTTCCTGCACGGAGCGCCCGCTGCGGCCGGGCACGTGGCTGTTCATGGGGCACGCCTGCGGGTGACCAGGGGTCAGCGGGCACCGGGGACTCCCCCGGGCTCTGCGGGGCTCTTGCTGCCACAGAAGGGGGGGGGCACCGACAACGGGGGGAGGNNNNNNNNNNNNNNNNNNNNNNNNNNNNNNNNNNNNNNNNNNNNNNNNNNNNNNNNNNNNNNNNNNNNNNNNNNNNNNNNNNNNNNNNNNNNNNNNNNNNNNNNNNNNNNNNNNNNNNNNNNNNNNNNNNNNNNNNNNNNNNNNNNNNNNNNNNNNNNNNNNNNNNNNNNNNNNNNNNNNNNNNNNNNNNNNNNNNNNNNNNNNNNNNNNNNNNNNNNNNNNNNNNNNNNNNNNNNNNNNNNNNNNNNNNNNNNNNNNNNNNNNNNNNNNNNNNNNNNNNNNNNNNNNNNNNNNNNNNNNNNNNNNNNNNNNNNNNNNNNNNNNNNNNNNNNNNNNNNNNNNNNNNNNNNNNNNNNNNNNNNNNNNNNNNNNNNNNNNNNNNNNNNNNNNNNNNNNNNNNNNNNNNNNNNNNNNNNNNNNNNNNNNNNNNNNNNNNNGCCCGCGGCGGGACCCTCGCCGGGCCCCGGCATCGGCGGTGGGGCACTGGCCATGCCGCCCATGGCGCTCTGCATCTCCGCCAGCATCCGCTGCTTCTCCCGCTTGGGGATGCGCCCGAAGCGCACGGCTGAGGGGGGACAGCGGTGTTAGGGGGGCATCAGTGGCACAGTGACCCCCACCCTGGCCCCCCCAGACCTGCACCATGAAGGGACAGGGGCTAATGGGAGCGGGGCTGCATCCTTCCCCCAGGCTTGGAGGGgacacacagccctgagcacgGGAGGAACTCATCCCAGGAAGGGACATGTAGCCTTAAAAATGGGAAGACCCGGTCCTGGAGGGGACATAGAGCACTGAACAGAGAGATACCCATCCCAAGAGGGGATGTAGGGACCTGAGCACGGGGGAAACGCATTCAAGGAAGGGACAGATGGTGGGGGACCCTCTGTGGGAGGGGATCCATGGAGGACCCATCCCAGGAGGGGACatgcagctctgggcacagggcactctgtgttggaagggacacgCAGCCCCACATACGGGGGAGGTCCCAGGAAGAGGGGACACATCCTTGGGGACAggcacagcacccagcacaggcagcGGGACCCAGCTCCAGAGGTCCAGAGGGGATGTGCAGCCCTGGATACATCCCCGGAACGGACCAGCTGCCTGGGCATGGGGAATCCCACCCCCAGAGGGAATCCCCAGCTCAGGACGTCACCGGGGTCCCTCCGAGCTCACCATCACGGGACATGCCGACCAGCAGGCACTTCTTGAAGCGGCACTGCTGGCAGCGGTTGCGGTTGATGCGGACGATAGAGCAGTTCTCGTTCTTGAGGCACTTCTTGTACTGGATGTTCTGCTGGATGCTGCGGCGGAAAaagccctgcagggagagggggaggaatCACCGGGGGTCCCTTCAGTGTGACAGGGGCTCCGTGCCCCATCCCCGGCCCCATCTCTACCTTGCAGCCCTCGCAGGCGTGGACGCCGTAGTGGAAGCCGGAGGCGACGTCCCCGCAGAccttgcagagcagcaccatGCCGTTGAGCTCTGCGGGGGGGTGGGGGTCAGCGGGGTCCAGGGGTGCCTGCCGCAGGGTGGGGAGACCACCCGCCACCCCCCCGCGAGCCCCACTCACTCGTGACGGTGCTGCCGGCTTTGCTTGGCGAGCTGCGGCGCCGCTCGTCCGCGGGGACCGGCTGAACCCCGGGGAAATTCACCGAGGAGCCGTacgaggaagaggaggtggaggaggaggatgaggaggaggaggaaggggaacCGTCTTCATGGGGGGCCAGCGTGGCTCCACCATAGGCGCGGGAATCCTGGAGGGAGCCGGTGGGTGACGGTGGGAAGTAGGTGGGGAAGGGCTGCGAGCCCGACTGGGAGCTGCCGTTGGAGCTGTCGCTGCAGAGGGACACGGGGCTGGTGCGGGTGGGAGAGGCGCCGCTGGAGCCCACGTAGCTGATCACCCCACCTGCAGAGAGAAGGAGCCACTCATGCACCGAGCTGTGCCGGGCTCAGCCTCCCCCGACTCATGGAAGTGGGAACCTCCGGAGGTGGGTGGGATGCCAAGGGAAGCACCCCGAATCCATCGGCAGTGAGGATTCATGGGTATCGCGCGCAGCCACACGTGCACTGATCTGTGCCAggctcagcctctcccagctgaggagggggaAACTCCTTGGAGGGGGAAACCCCTTGGAGGGAAATTGCAGCCGCAGGTGGGGTGGGATCCATAGGGAAGCATCCGGGGTGCATCCCGGATCCATGGGCATCCCGGCGGGCTGCTTATATACTCAGCTACAGCAGGCTCAGCCTCCCCCAGCCCGGGGGGGTGAGGGGGAGGGAAGCCCCCTAGAAGGGAATCACAGTCCCACGCGGGGTGGGGTCTCCAGGGAAGCAGCCCGGATGCATCCCGGATCCATGGATATCCCGCTGCGCCGCACGTGTGCCGCCCACCCTGAGTCAGGCACCGCACCCACCGGCCGCCACGGGCGACGGCCCCACGTGGGACGGGGACAGCCGGGTTTATCCGGGTGCGTGCCggctggggacacgggcagGGCACCCCGGAATTGCCTGCAGGAGGAATGTGGGCTGGGAACCCTCTGGAGAGGTGAAATCAGGAGGTCACAGGAGTTACACTCCTGCCGTTCCTGGCTCCATGCCCGCAGCACAGCCGGGCTGCCGCCCCACAGCTCCCGGGAAGTCCCAAGGCGCAGCCCCCCATGATGCAGCCCCCTGCGGCACTGGggtgctccctgtgcagccccCCATGGCACCGGGATGCTCCCAGCGCAGCCCTCCCCATCTCGGGGGGTTCGTCCCCACTGCAGGActgagcagctgtgtgaggACCCCCGAAAGTGGGGAGCAGCATGGCGGGACGGACACACGCGTGGCCCCTGGCTGAAGTCACAGGCGTTGTCACCCCACTCacggggcagggacagcagcaccgGGACACGACTCCGGGCTGGGACACGTGGATGGTGATGTCGGGGACACACGGGATCACCAGGGCCATGTGTCTCCCGCCGCACAcggtgctgctggcacagatgCCACGCGCCAGAGCCAGCTTGTCACCATCCCCCCTCACTGAACCGCCTCCAAAGGGGGTCACTGAATTGGGGACAGTGGGTCCCACCTCCAGGGCAGCCGATTCTGGGGATACCCCGCTGCTAAGACACCAAAATAATTGGGGGATCCCCACACCCCAAAGCCTCGGGACACCCATTTTAGGTTTTGGGGTGTGGGGATTCCCCCTAAGGGCTTTCGCCAGAGCGAGAGAAACTTTTCTGACCCCAAAACAGAGGGAACCCCCCCAAGCAgcctccccccagccccccccGAGCTCAGGCGGCCTCACGCCGCCGCCCCACGTGCTCCAGCCGCACGTGGCCCCCCTAGACCCCGCCCCTTCACGCTTTACCACGCCCCCCTCCCTCTCATTGGCCAAACTCCGCCCCGCCCCTTCTCGTTGCCCCGGAGACAGGGCTGCCCCCCCAATGAACGGCGGCGTCCCCAGATCCGTGCGTGACGTCATCGCTGATGTCATGTGCCGACCAATGGGAGGGGGCGGGGCGGGGCTGCGGGGAAAACAAACTCCGCACGTGGCAGCGGCGGGGAGGGGGACACGTGCGGGGGGGTGGACACGGGGGAGGGGGGGGCACCGCCTCCGGTCCCCCCTCCGTCCCCCCGGGTGCGCGGGGAGCCCCGACACGCGCGGCACCGCCTCGGCCATGCACGGGCTGCCTGGTCCCCGTGGCCCCGGTGCCGCTGATAGGGACACCCCGGTCCCGCCGCCGTCCCCTTCGGCCGCCCTGACCGGTCCCGCCGCTCGGGACACACCGATCCCTGTGCTTTGCCCTGCGGTCCCGGTTCCTGGGACACCCCGGTCTCGCTGCTCCGGACTCATTTCAGTCCCCTCCGGTTTCGCTGTCCAGGGGACAACAATCCCGGTTCTCACCCGTCCTACCCCTGCGTCCAGCACTCTCCGGCGTTCGGGAATCCTAAGTCCCGGTCTCTGGAACACCCGGGTGCCGCCGCGCTCCCCTCCGGTCCCGCTGCCCAGGACGCCCCGGAACACCGATCCCTGTTCTCAACCTTCCTACCCCCGCGTCCAGCACTCCCCGGTGTTCGGGACACCCCAGTCCGGTCTCCATCCCTTCTGCCCCGACCACCGGAGCACTCCCGTGCCGGTGTTCACGTCTCCCCGGTGTGCAAGACTCCCGGTACCGGCGCGCAGCCCTCCCTACCCTCCTCCCGGGGACACCCCGGCCCCGCTGTCCGAGCCTTACCCCGCTCTGCAGGACCCCCCGGTCCCGGTAGGACGGAGCCCCGTTCCGGGACGCGGTCCCGGTGCGCCTCCAGCCCGGTCGGGCGTGCGGGACCCCTCGGTCCCGGTGTCCGGACCCCTCCAACTCGCGGTCTCAACACGCAGCCCCTCGCCGCGGTCCCGGGGCGCTGCCCCCCGATCCGCTCCGGTGCTGGGGACCGGTGCCGGTGCCCGCACGGTGGTCCCGGGGGTGGGGGGCTCCGGCGGGGCACTGACCTGTGCTGCCGGCCTCGGGGGCCGCCATCCTGTCCCGGCCCCGTGAGCCTCCCGGAGCGGAGCCGCGCCGAGCCGTGCCGCGCCGCCGCCCGGTGCGGGCTGTTGTgcgcccgccgcccgccccgccgccccccgcaCCGGCCGCGGCTGCGCACTGGGCCGCACGCggcgccgccgcctcccccATGTGATTCCCGGGGACAGCCTCGTGCCCCAGTGACACACTTTCCgccggcggccccggccccgcgccgccgccaGGGAGCCCGGGCTCGGCGGGGACCCCCGCACCGGGGCCGCCCGACGGACCGCGGGGACCGGTGCTCGCGCTGGTCCCCGCACCGGGGACACGGGGTGCCCCGTCACGCAGCACAGCgttgtccctgctctgggaacTCCCGGGCGCTGCGCTGTCCCCTGCGCTGCGGACGCTTGGGTGCAGCACTTGACACATCTGTCACCTGGCAGACGCTATCCCCCGCACTGGGGACCCCCAGTCACGGCACTGGCAGCTCTGTCACCTTGCACAGCACTGTCACCTGCACTGGGAACACCTGACCGTGGCActggctgtcccctgcagcGGGGATATCCAGGCATAGCGCTGTCACTCTCCGTGGCACCTtcccctggggacacctgggcacCGATGTCACCCCgcacagcactggggacacccaggTACCCCTGTGACCCCTCAAAGCACTGTCCACTGCCCTAGGGACATCCAGGTACCCCTGCAACCCCGCGTGGCACTGTCCCCTGCACTGGGGATACCCAGCTACCCCTGTCACCCCACATGGCACCGTCTCCTGTGCCCACCTGTTCGGCAGAAGCACCGCAGCCCTCCCCCGTACATTGTACAGCCCCCGGTACAGCCGCTGCCCGCTGCCCCCTCCCGATgttcccctgcccagcccctgctgtccccatgctGCCCACGGCGGGTGCCCGCTGTGGCACGTGCCTGGCATCCACgtcccagcctggccccacTCCCGGCTGCCGCGGGGGCTGCGGCATCGCGGGGCCAGGGCAGAGTTGGTGGCAGATCTGGGTCGCGGCGCCGGCCGGGGCCAGCCCAGCCCGGTGGCACCGAGGGCTCCGCGGGTGCTCCTGCTCCCGCCGCGGGGAGGGTTTTGGGGGTGCCAGCACCCTCCCGGGTGCCGTGTCCCGGGCGCTGCCCTGGCTCCCagccaggaggagaaggagcagagcacGGATGTGCCAGCGCCGGGAAATCCTCCGTGCTAATCCCACAGGAGGGGCGGCCTCCGGTGCCCCGGCTGTGCGAAGTGCCCGAAAAGGGACACCAGAGCTCTGCACCCCAAAGACCCCCCGGCACCCCGTGGGTGACGAGACCACCCCTCAGCTGGGGATGTCCGAGGGGTGCTGTGGGTGGTTCCGGATTTTGGGGCTCCCTAAGGCACTGGGACCGTGGGAACACCCCGACACCCCACAGGACGTGCCCTTGCCCTGAGTCACGGGGCGGTTGCACGGTGCCGCGGCAGCTCCGGCCGGGAGAACCGCGGCAGCTCCCGGAAGGATGTGTGGGGCCAGGCTGACACGGGAATAGGGGCACCCGGGGGGGACACCGGTCCTGGGATGAAGGGACCCGCCTGCCCGCGGGGCCCTGCCTGGACCGTGCAGGTGCCCCCGGCCCCACGCAGCTCCTCGTTCCCCTCCCGGCACGTTCCCGGTGATTATCCGTGATTCAGCCGCAAGTCTGGATTGGGAAAACATCCCCGCGCACGGCGCTGCGGCACACGGCGCCTGAGATGCTCGCCTGAAACCCTGGTGCCCCAGGAATCCCCGGGACAGGAGGGGGGCTGGGAGGGACGGGGCAAACTTCCTGGGGTCTGTCTGTGGGGTCCCGTGAGGCTGGGAACCCGGCACGGGGCGTCCTGGTGAaggtgctgtgagcagggaccccaggctgagcacagctgggataTTTCCGGGATATCCCGACTCTGGGACCACCCATggggagcagggtgagggagaggGGCCACCGAAGCCACCGGGAGCGgggggatgctgcagctgaCGTGCACCGGGAACGCCCCCAGAGGCCGGGTCTATACCTCGGGGGGCTTCCCGCGGCTCCCCGTGCACCCCATCATGGCAGTGCCCGTGATGCGCGGGAGGTCCGTGGCGCGGAGGTCGTCAAATGCCACCAGATTCACCCCTAAACCCTGCACCTCCACCGATCTGTGCACCCCTGCGACCCCAAACCCTGCACCCCCAAACTCTGCATCCCTGCactctcctggagcccctgcaaCGCCAGATCTTGTCCCACTTTATCCCGCACCCCTGGATCCTGCATCTCCCGGGGTCCCTACTCCTCAATCCAGGTCTACCCCATCCCGTTGTGTCAGGACTCCATGGGGTACCCCCACCCGCCGTGGGGTGTCCGGAGTGGCGGGGGGGACACACATGTCACCCCGTCCGTGCCATCGGCTGTATCCCCCCAATTGCACACCCGCACTGCCCCACTTCAACAGCCCCACGGGGGATGCAGCCCGCACTTCCCTCCCTTGCCACTGCTCCCGAGGGCAGGAGGCAGCGGAGGGGCGGTGGGGTCGGTGTCGGAGCGCGGGGTAAGCCCGGTGCCCGGTGCGGGGTGCCCGGTGCGGGGTGCCCGGTGCGGGGtgcccggtgccggtgccgTGGCCGTGCCGCGTGACGCTCGCCCCGCTTCCCGCCCGGCGCCTGCGTGCCGAGAGTTTATTTTTACTCGGGGCTGGAGTCTTGTTTACCTTGTTGAACCTTTTCCAGGAAGAGGGGGGGGGGGGCGTCTCCGCCGGGAACGGGGGTTCGTTCCTGCCTATCGCCCCCTCGGCCCCCAGGCTGGACACCGGGGGctgacaggggacagggaccccagccctgcacccccagccccaatTTAagacccccagcccctctgtggggctgcagctgccctgtgggtttggggacaccggttccagctgtgtccctgtgtcactgtACATACATCGAACCTCAGTTTCTCCACACGTAACTGTAAATTCGGGGGGACAACCAGAGGTGCTGGATCCCACCTAATTTGGGGGTCCTGCACCCCGGACCCCACTTTCATCTGCCCCCACTGACGGCACTGGGGGGAAGGGTGGGGCAGGAGCCCCGGTGCTGCTTTGGGGGGCCAGGAGAGTTCTTGGAAGGTTGGGGTTTGGAGTGGTTTGGGGGTGTTTTCCTGCcgggagcagccctggctcgGCCCCTGGCTCttggctggggcagcagctcccgcTGCCAGAATCATCCTCCCTCCCCGGGAAAGGGAAAAATCGGGTAAACAAGGCAGGCCTGGCCCCGGGCGGGGGCAGCCCACGGCAGGTGGGGGCACCCCAAGACAGGCGGGGACATCCCAAGGTGTCCTGGCACTTCGGAATGGGGCAGACCGGGGCTGGGGGACAGAGAAGTGCAGGATCCGGGGGTGCAGGGTGTGGGGGtgcagggacaccccaggagGGTGCAGGATTGCAGGACTGGGGGGAGTAGTGTGCAGATCCATGGACGTGCAGGATTTAGGGACGAATGCACGCCAAGGAGGTTGCAAGGACCCAGAAAGGGATGCAGGGTCAGGGGGTGTAGGGACCCCGCGAGGATTTAGGGGTGCAGGGCCACAGGAAAGGTGCACTGGGATAGCGTTTGGGAGCATCAGGACCCCAAGAGGGTTCAGGGGCCCAGAAATTGGGGTGATACTGTGACATGGGGGTGCAAAAGTGGGGCAGGACCCCTGGGGGAGGGGGGACCCCAGTGTGTTCATCCCGTGGGGGGGGGTCTGGGGAGCACCCCCAGGGGGAGTagccatggcagggggggaGCCCTCTCACCTGCCCCCTCCCCAAGATCTCACGTGCTGATGTTTGTGTTCCCTCTGCAGCCTCGGGACCCCACGGGGGGGTGGGGCGAAGTGGGGTAGGGGGCGGGACAGCACCGGGAACTCCTTCAGCCTCCAGATCCCCCACCTCAGACCCACCACCGGGGAACTCTCCTCCCCTTTCCCATTCCGCTGTCACCCCCTGTTTGACCTTCCCAAAGGTCAAATGTGTGAGGAAGAGGGGGGGGCACCCCATCAGCCCCCCCCCAACCCACAGGTCACACAGAGGCCACAGCGTCGTGGCCAGCGACCGGGTTGGCATCTGTGCCAGCCCATGTGAGCgggctccctcctcctcctcctcctcctcttcctcctcctcctcctcctcgcgCGGGGAGCCCTCTCCATGCGCGTCACGTGGCGCTGGCATGTGCGCCCTGCTCCATTTTTagccccagcagcctccctgctgcagagccatgTGCGGGCGGGCGCCGGCCGGCACGTGGGCCTGCCGCAGCGGGGAtgggcaccggcaccggcaccggcaccggcaccggcaccggcaccgg contains these protein-coding regions:
- the NR1D1 gene encoding nuclear receptor subfamily 1 group D member 1, with protein sequence MAAPEAGSTGGVISYVGSSGASPTRTSPVSLCSDSSNGSSQSGSQPFPTYFPPSPTGSLQDSRAYGGATLAPHEDGSPSSSSSSSSSTSSSSYGSSVNFPGVQPVPADERRRSSPSKAGSTVTKLNGMVLLCKVCGDVASGFHYGVHACEGCKGFFRRSIQQNIQYKKCLKNENCSIVRINRNRCQQCRFKKCLLVGMSRDAVRFGRIPKREKQRMLAEMQSAMGGMASAPPPMPGPGEGPAAAPVVGAPPLLWQQEPRRARGSPRCPLTPGHPQACPMNSHVPGRSGRSVQEIWEDFSLSFTPAVREVVEFAKHIPGFQALSQHDQVTLLKAGTFEVLMVRFASLFDVKEQTVTFMSRTRYGLEELWAMGMGDLLGAMFDFSEKLSALELSDEELGLFTAVVLVSADRSGMEDTASVEQLQETLLRALRALVLKTRPAETSRFTKLLLKLPDLRG